The DNA region tattttctcctagtctgtaattcttcattctttgtctttcaaagaacaaaagttttaatttttaacaagtatttatcaatttttcttttatagattgtGCTTTTGTTGAGAACTCTTTGCTTAAccaaaagtcacaaagatttttgtttgttttttaatatgatgCATTAAATAGACTGTCTCTTGAATGTTAAATAAATCTTGTTTTCTTGAAATACACCTCACATGGTCATGAGGTATTCTCTCTTTTTCGAATTGTTGGATTTGAAATGCTAAAATTTTGTTTGGAATTTTTGTACCTATGTTCCTGAgagagggatattggtctgtcctttttttttcttgtaatgtctttgtctcattttgaTATCAGGGTTATGGTTGCTTCAGAGAAAGGGTCAGAAAGCATtgcctcctcttcaattttctggaagattttgcctaaaattggtattatttcttccttaaatgtttgacagaattcaccagtgaagccatctgggcctggattTATCCTTGGAGGAAGGCTTTTAACTatgaattcaatttatttaaattatcatGATAAACTAGTTATATATCCTAATCACTGGAAGTAGGGATGTTCAGgttatctgtttcttcctgggTCAGCCTTGGTAGTTTGGGACTTTcgaggaatttgtccatttcatctaggttatcaaacttagtggcataaagttgttcataattttcccttattatattttaaacatatgtagGACATATAGTGGTATTGAAACAGCTAGGTGGCATTTCATGGGGCTCCGAAGAGCTCTGGACCTTTATGTCTCAACgcaaaaagaattcagtgagaggcagtgataggtaagaagtgatttattagaataggatgcTTGTGAGGCTTATAAGCAGGCAGGCGAGTGCTGTGCTGCCCTGAGTACTTAGTAGGTTACATTTCTATAAtcaaaggaagaaaggggagggggagaagcttgtgggaatgcaaaatggtatggcTACTTTCATTCTTGAATAGATGTCATGCTTCCATCATCAGCCCTTCCTCCAGATTGGGCAGGGGAGTTCTGTCCCTACATGGTCAGGCCAGGACTGTCACGGcactatggaaaaattatttcaggtctcAGTACAATGAGGGTCTTTCTCTTTGAAATGTCACCTTCCATAAATGATTGTTTTTTTGTGTGCAAAGAGCATGTCCTGGGGGTCATTAACTTGTTGACACCACTGGGTAGGTTGCAGGCCTTATTTTCCactattgttttattgtttcagggcaagtctcatgcttctgttgcatggttttgttgctaagcaagtTAGCTTGGTTTTGTTGTTAGGCAAGCCAATCTGGCTTTGATGCTAAGTGACTTGCTCTGCTTTATGAGTCAAGCAACCCCACATTGTTTCAGGATTTTCCCATTACTTTCTTGAGTGAACATTAATCTTACTGTGGTCTCCCAAAGTCCCCTAAAGTTCCCTCTCTATCTACAATCCCTTAATGGGCCTTCTAAGTTAACTATTTGATTATCCTACCGTATCCCTATAAGTATCATCTTTCTCATtcctaatgttattttttttcctgctaactatacctagaggtttatcaattttatttatcatcaCAAAAGGtccagcttttggtttcacaaATTGTCAttagtgttttcttatttttgacttCTTGAACGTAAGCATTGatcttattatttcctttcttctgcttactttatttttcatttattttcttttttctagtttcttgagatgCAAGCTGAGGTAATTGATTTGTGACTTTCCTTCTTCCGTGAAATAGGTGCTTAAACATACTGTAAATTTGTCCCTAAGTTCTGTTTTAGCAACATCCTACAAAATTTTGATATGCTGTCTTATTTTCATTCAAtccaaaatactttctaattttctttgatttcttctttaactctTGGGTTATTTAGATGTGTTATTTGGTTTCCAAATACGTAAGAATTTTCCAGAGAtctttctgctattgattgctattttaattccattgtgataaatattcttaaataaaggattttaatccttttaaatttactaATACTTGTATTATGATCCAGAATATGGTCTGTCTtgataaatgttccatgtgcacatgaaaagaatgtttttttaaatgttataaagaatatttctttatacttactgattttctgcctaccTCAACTATCAGTTATTGAGATGAGACAGGGCATTGAAATTTCtgactataattgtggatttgccaatttgttctttcatttctatcagattttttctttatatatgttgaagttctaTTATGTCCTCTTGAGGAAGTTACCGCTTTACCACTATGAAGTGGCTttctttatctctggtaatatattttgcattatttttcttatattacatCTTTGAAATTTGGTGTAGCATATTTCTATTTAggctagccacatttcaaatgctcagtagcATTTGAATACAGTACATTGAATACAATACATTCAATACAGGTACTGTATTGAACAGCATAAGTCTAGGCTCTAaggcaatgcttctcaaacttcaggCTGTGCATGGTATCTTCTTAAAATTCAGATTATGATTCAGTAGCTCTCTGGAGAGACCCAGGTCACTCTAATGATACTGGCTGTTACTATTACTTCTTGAACTAACTCTATAGTCCAGCTACCTATATAGTTCTATAGGATATATCCTACGTGACGGTTCTGTTTCTACATTTCTGCCCTGATAATATCACATTTCTATCTACTTTAAGGCATTCCTTATCATGGGAACTAGACTACTTTGGTATTGGCCATGATATTtacttttgtactttttttaTACCATATAAAACACTCCTGAAGGAACAAATTAGAGAAATGACTTCTATGGGTgcctatttttaatctttaacaATTATATCTCTATGGCCTTTGTGGACACTGATAACTAGATGGAGGAAACAAACCAATATTTAGATTTTGTAGGAATTCTCGTCCTATTGTTGAAGCATTTCTACAAAGGACAGGTCAGTTACCTTACTTCTTTTTCTATATGATAGCTAATCAccaaaaatcattttgaaatgctTCTTGGGCAAATGTGTTTGGGATCCTggtcaaaaaacaagaaataaatgtgAGCTGCATTTGTTTAAGAGCTTAACCTCCCCATTAATCCTCCCATTCATCCTGTGAGCTTCTTTTACTTGGGTATGACACAATCACTTCTGCAAACTCCACAATGCAAGGAAACTTATAGCAGAAGGGAACAGACTCTTTTCCAGGATGCAGTAAGCACCCCAGCCCTGAGTTCTGGTGAGGCCCCATCATGCATAGGGGACCAGCTTTTAAAACATGTACACAGTAGGATCTCAATAATTATTTccttgaaggaaaaaagaaaaccactatTGCTACTATTGCGCACAGACCAATTTTTCAAACAAttgttcatgtatttatttaaccaGAGTATGTACGTGTCAAAATCCTGGATATTTTAGACCAGGGGTAAGCTTACCGAATTTCCAGAAGACATGATACCTTCCTCTCTAAGATTTAGGAAACCATATGGAGACTCCTCCCTTAAAAGATATAATTTTAAGCACTATTGCTCTTCTTTGAGGAAGGCCTGCAGAAAGATTATTAACCACACACAAGTAATGGGCCAACCCATTTGGCCTACAAAAGCTCAAGCACAATAGTCTCAGGCAACTTTCTGGACTCTGGCCCtggtttcccttcttttcttgtgctgtttaagggaaaagaagaagCTAACAACCTCCAACCAAACCAGTGACCACTGTGCTACTTGCCACTCTAAACTATTGGGAGATGGTGTGTATTGGGGGTTGGAAAGGAAGTTTTGGTCAGGACAACTTGAACTTGAAACCTATCTGTATGACCCAGGCTACTTTATTTAAACTTTGGATTGTGAAGCAAGTGCTTTAATTAATCCTGTAGAAGGGAGAGCTTAAGAAGACCATACAGGGTTAGAGGACAGAATCATGCTGACATTACCAATctgatctgtttttttaaaaaaagcaatattaAAAGGTTTCTGGAAAAATCTGGACTGGCTGTGAATATTGctttgagaaaagaagaaaagggcaaTTATAAAGGCCAAAGAGCTCCCTTATATCTAAAACACAAAAATCTTCATAGTCGCATTTCCGAAGCCTATAAGCTAGGCCGAAGATCACTGGAAACCAGTGTCTGCCGCTGAAATCTCCATTTTGCTTCCTGGCATCAGGTAGGAAGAGTTTATTCCTCGCTCCCATACGTTTTCCGTGCGTCAGGCTAGGTGCTGGTTTTCTTCACTTCCGAGGGAACGCCACCAGGTCCCGCTGGCAGGGGGAGAGGAGCAACGAGGGCCAGCCCAGGCGGGAGGAACTGAGGCGTCCAACGATGCCCTCACTCAAGATGGCGGCGCAAGGCTCGCGCTTGGTCCCGTCAGGCGGCGCGCGTGCTTAGGCTGCATATGCGGCCAAGCCCTAGGGAAGGGGGCGGGTCCACAGAGGTAGAGGGACGCTTGCCTTGCGGCCCAGCCAGGAGTCTTCGTCGCCGCGGCTGCCGCGGCTACCGCTGCTGTCACCGTCACCACTCCCGGATTGTGGAGGGCAAGATGGAGCCGGTCACCATAGCTACCGACAGCGGGGACCGGCCGGGGACCCCGGCGGGCTCAGGCCTGTCGGCTTCCCAGCGTCGGGCCGAGCTGCGGCGGAGAAAGCTGCTCATGAACTCGGAACAGCGCATCAACCGAATCATGGGCTTTCACAGGCCGGGGAGCGGCGCGGAAGAAGAAAGCCAAACAAAATCAAAGCAGCAGGACAGTGATAAACTGAACTCCCTCACCATTCCTTCAGTTTCAAAGCGAGTAGTGCTGGGTGATTTGGTCAGTACAGGAACAACTGACCAGCAGAGTGGTGTGGCCGAGGTAAAGGGGACTCAGCTGGGAGACAAATTGGACTCTTTCATTAAACCTCCTGAGTGCAGTATTGATGTAAGCCTTGAGCTCCGGCAGCGCAACAGAGGAGACCTGACAGCAGACACTGTCCAGAGGGGTTCTCGCCATGGCCTAGAACAGTACCTCTCCAGATTTGAAGAAGCAATGAAGCTAAGGAAACAGTTGATTAGTGAAAAACCCAACCAAGAGGATGGAAATACAACTGAAGAATTTGACTCTTTTCGAATATTTAGATTGGTGGGATGTGCTCTtcttgcctttggagtcagagcttttgtttgcaaatatttgtccATATTTGCTCCATTTCTTACTTTACAACTTGCATACATGGGACTATACAAATATTTTCCTAAGGGTGAAAAGAAGATAAAGACAACAGTACTAACAGCTGCGCTTCTGTTATCCGGAATTCCTGCTGAAGTGATAAATCGATCAATGGATACTTACAGCAAAATGGGCGAAGTTTTCACAGATCTCTGTGTCTACTTTTTCACTTTTATCTTTTGTCATGAACTGCTTGATTATTGGGGCTCTGAAGTACCATGAAGCCTGCAGAACTCAGAAAGAGAAGCttacaaaaaaaatttctcttctaTATTGCAGTGACTCTAAAGGAAGCATATTGGTTTACACCTTTATgaaattcttttactttttgaggTTTTAAAACCACTTGATTAGGAATGGAATGGCAGGTTCCCTGACTGGAAAGGGTTGAGTTTGTATTAATACTGATGCGAAGATTAGAGTACCAATGTCAGTAATCAACTTTTCTTGTTTAACTAGAATTCCTAgtctacacctttccctaacttCTCAGATTTGTAATTCCTCTTTGAGAGCTGAGCTAGTGCTTTCAGGAGAGCAGATGAATGTCGTCTCAGCCAGTCCCAAGGACTGAATCTTGTATTTGTATTGTTCTGTCCTGAGAAATGGagccatcttaaaaataaaatgaaagaaattgaaaaaaataaatcttcataGTGATGGTAACATGAGGATGTGAGTACTGGTAGTTTATggtgtggcggggtgggggggtggggcgcGATTCCAGGAAACAAGACAAGGCAAGGAAGGAAGCCAATACTGGGTGCATTACAGGCAGATTATCACTGTGATCAACTGGAGCTCCATCCAACTGAGGACATCTGGGGAGAGTGTAGGACACACCTCACTCGGAGTTGCCTCATCTGAAGGGGGAAGATTAAGCACTGTCCCCATGGACAAGGACTTCACCCTACCTCTCACCTGCGCTGTGAATGGCCAAGCCTGGTTTCCACTGACAGAGAAAGTGCTCAGGAAGACAGTCATAACTGCATACAGTGAGAAGCAGTCAGTGTACAGGGGGTGAGGGGGgccaggggacatgggcttgcCTACTGTCCTCTTGGCCTTCCAATGTGcatggcaattagagaaagctgaCCTGGTCCTCCACACAGGCCACAAAAAGACAGCAAGAAGGACAGGGGAGGAAAGACAATCATCTAAATGTCTCTTCACTATGTAATCTTGTTAAATATGAAATCAACCCTGAATATTGGATCAGCTCTCTCTTCCATTTTGACATATGTGTTGCCAATCACTAACACAGTTAACTAAaggccctttttctttctttctttttcctctgtcagtggatatATTTACTGTGGTTCAGTTGTTTAAGAGTATCATTTACAACGTTTCTATTCTAACTCAAGCAAGAAAAAGAGCAGTTTGCTCAATCTTTTATCTCCATTATACTGTTTAAAAGGATCATCTGTCTCTACACACTATCGTTTCCCTTAGTTCTACATTTATTGGAAGCAACCAACCCTGGTGGTGGCCTATTTAACACCAGTACAAAACCTAGAAGGTTTAATTGAAAGCACTGGCATTCAAACTGTGTTTAGtagctttcaggaaaaaaaaaaaaaaaagtgtgtatttAAGACCAGGATTGAGTGGAACCCCCGGGGTCTCAGGGCATGGAGCCCAGGGAGCAAGATTtgaaagagcagagagaggatGCCCGGTCACCAACAACTACAGTTTGTGGCTTAATCTAATAACGTAGAGTAAAGAAACTGTTAACAGTTTAGGTAAGGACTGtcaaaataagattaaaattGTCCCTCTTCCAATTAATAACAGAAAGGGATTATAGTATCGAcctgttccctttttttttataactggtaattattcaaaaaaataaagaagatctgCAAGGGTACTTTTCTGTCACTGTACTGCTTGACAACACCTCTCATTTATTACCCACTGTTTAGCATTAATGTCACTTTTCCCCACAATACACAGAGTTAGAAGGGTTTTATTGCTATAATTTCTACCACTGTGAAACTGTGGTATATAATTATACCTTCAATGCTTAGAATGTCCCTTTCTGAATTGCTAAGGAgttgcattaaaaataataatagggcttccctggtggcgcagtggttgagaatccgcctgctaatgcaggggacacgggttcgagccctggtctgggaggatcccacatgccgcagaggaactaggcccgtgagccacaactactgagcctgcacatctggagcctgtgctccgcaacaagagaggctgtgatagtgagaggcccacacaccgcgatgaagagtggcccccgcttgccacaactagagaaagccctcacacagaaacgaagatccaacacagcaaaaataaatttaaaaaattaataacctcctacccccaacgtcttctttaaaaaaaaataaataataaaattaaatgcaccAAATGAGAGCCTCATGAGATGGATAGAAAGAGGTATCACTGTGACCACCTTAAGTAAACTGGAGACTGTTTCCGTGTTGACATTCCTTTTTCAGGCTAATGTTTTATAAAACTGCTTTTTTTGGAGGCACCTTATATCAACatatatatcaaaatgttaacCCTTCTTCCTGAAAGTAATTCTGCAGGGAGATTACAATTTTCTTCTGATTGATTACTTTAGTGGTCTCAACATTTCAACATATGGAGTTGCTAAAAGTCCTTAGTGAGTAAATAAACAAACCATTAAAATAACAAGAGACACAAAAGCTCCACAAAGACCCAGTGCACTAATTGTATGATCTTTGATGGATATTAAACATCCAGTGAATAACAATGTAAATAGTAATGCTCTCTGCCAAGTAAACTATGAAAAACCTAACAAACTTTTTATCTTAGGTATTGGCATATCCCAATGATCTGTACTGTGTGATGGCTTAGGAGTGAATATGTGATGGCTTAGGAGTGAATATGATTTGAACCTAATACATTTTTAGAGGGTGTCAAATTCAGAACCAGGCAGATCCATCTCCTGACCCTAAACATGGTCCTAAAGTAAATCGCTTGAGGAAATTGGATCCCAAAGATTACAGGTAGGGAAGTTTGAAGTGTGTCCATATTTCATTGGAGATCAAAGAAGCTTAACGAAAAGAATTgtgggctggggcttccctggtggcgcagtggttgagagtccacctgccgatgcaggggacacgtgttcgtgccccggtccgggaagatcccacatgccacagagcggctgggcccgtgagccatggccgctgagcctgcgcatccggagcctgtgctccgcaacgggagaggccacaacagtgagaggcccgcgtaccacaaaaaaaaaaaaaaaagaattctgcgCTGACTCACATGATAACTTCTTTTTGAAAGGGCTGTTTTATCTTGAAGATTATGAGTTTGGAGGAACTAAGGTGTTGGCAGTGGAAAGAATCAGAACAtgtgaaattccttaaaaatttattgacttaAATAACTTTGTGTTACACAtaattaaaaaaacctttaaaaattagtaaTGCTCTCTATATTTATACATGTAGTCATGACAAAAACGTGTATTTAACCCCAGCATTGTGTGTAGAACTGTGCTAAGGCTTTTAGGGATTACAAAGAAATATCCTACttcctctttatatttttctctattgcaCTTTTGACCATCCTATATCATATATTGtacttatatattttctttattgttagtTTTCTGCCACTAGAGTATAGGctctttaaagcagaaactacatCAGATGATGCCAGCACCCCACTTCTATCCCCTGTTATCAGTTGAATTGTCttcccaaaaagatatgttgacaTCCTAACCCTTAGTACCTCAGAACGTATCCTTCTTTGGAAATAGGCTCTTTACCAAGATATTCAAGTAAAAACGAGGTGGCCCCTCATTTAACTGGTATCCTTACAAAAAGGGGAGATTTGCACACAAAGATAGACACACCCAGAAGGAAGATGAAATGAGGACGTGGGGAGAACACCACATATGGACACAGGATTGGAATGAGGCACCTACAAGCCAAGTACTGTCGATGATTGCCAGCGgtccaccagaagctagaaagagGCAAGGATGGATTCCTCTGCAGTTTTAGAGGAAGCATAGCCTTACCTacaccttaatttcagacttcaggcctccagaactgtgaggcaatACATTTCTGCttgtctaagccacccagtttgtgatattttgttatagtagccccaCAAAACTAATACATCCCCTCATTACTTCAGTCCACCCTGGACCACCTTTTATCACACACAGTTATTTGCCtgagagctttctctagctgctggGACCAGCTTTTGCAGAGGGGCCCAGGAATTGCCCTGTTGGGAGTTGATGGGAGTATAGACAGCCCAGCCCCTCGTCCACTTGGGTAGGATCACTCTGAGGAATGTAACCTGCACTGTTTCCCAGGGCTCCCCAGCACGATCAAGCTCCACTTGTCTACAGTGTTGAACCTGCTGGAAAACGTACCCCTTTGCAGCTCCTCCCTTTACTGCTCCACTTCCCCACCCACCTACTGGTGTTTCCTGAGATCACCTCCTACATATGCTACTTGCACACGAATCCATGTCTCCAGGTGTGCTTCTGGGGGAGCCCAGCCTAAGACAGGGAGCTTCTGTAGCTCATTGTGACTTTCCAGGGCCGAGAACAGTGTCTAGGCAGTGGTGGGTGTTAAAAATACATGTAAGGATGAAAGAAGTAGTACACACATTACTTGCCCTCAAAGATTCTAAAGGCTTTCAATGAAATGCAGAGCTAGAAAGTAAGAGCAGGTGAACCGTTGAAGAGAGGAGTGAAAGACGTCCAGGAGAGTTTGAGGTTTGATGATGAATGAGGAGACCTGACAGCAAGCAGTACGGGGCCCTCAGATGGAAGGAGAGAGCCTGGGGGCCCCTGGTGAGCTCACAGGCTTTCTGAGGGGCAGCAGCCTCCCTTTGGAGGCATGTCTCACACTCACTATTTGTGGGTTTCACTGCCGATCCTAACTGATAGATCTTCTACAGTGGAAAGGGTCAACCCTAAAGCAATGCTATAGTTGTGCAATATGCACAAAGCTTACCAGTGCCAAGTTCCACAGTGATTCATGGGCTGAACCAAGAACAGAACtgaggtattcttttttttttttttttttttttttgcggtatgcgggcctctcactgttgtggcctctcccattgcggagtgcaggctcagtggccatggctcacgggcccagctgctccgcggcatgtgggatcttcctggaccggggcacgaacccgtgtcccctgcatcggcaggcagactctcaaccactgcgccaccagggaagcccaaggtattCTTTTTAGAAGGCGCTTGATTTGATTCTGTTTAATTCAAATCCATGTGCATTCATCAAATACACAGCACCAACGGCCATGAGCTTGAGTGGTATAAGACTAGAGGAAGCTCACTTATTGGGTAATTTAGGGGAACCACAGAAGAAAACCTACAGAGATGATTcaaaacagacatttaaaaaaaatatttcacctcTTTTACTACTATTCATTTCTATCTCTATCACTAACACTCTCCTCTGAAACCAGTAACCATATGGGCAGGCATTATGTTCAGGGTTTACAtgaactatctcatttaatcaccaTAACTACTCTGAGATAGGAATTCCACACAtttttgcagaggaagaaacctgAGTTGAAAatagcagagctgagattcagactcagttctgtctgattccaatGCAATGCCCAGGTATAAAAATGTACGTAACATGAGTGTTTCTTTAATCTTTTTATCATTTCCAGTTGTTCAGTTCAGGGAGCCAGACTCAGATCTCAAAAGCTGTGAGCTATTTTGCCTGCAGGTCTGCGGTTCAGCACATATTAGAAAAGGCAAGATATGGCAGacagtattttccaaagatggccaaaCATCTTCCTACAATGTGACACTGACACTCCTTCAGCTGTGTCTCCTCCCTTGAACCTGAGTAAACCTTGTAAATGTCTCCTCAATCAACAGACTTTGGCAGATGTGATATAAGATTTCTGAGACTAGGTAATAAAAAGCAGTATGGCTTTGCCTGATGGCAATCCTTTGGGATGTGCACTCTGAGAACCCAGTGCCAATATGCAAGAAGTTCAGCTACACTGAAGCTACAAAGAAGGGGAGGCCATGTGGAGACCTCCCATAGAGATAGACAGCCTTGCCCCCAGGAGCCCTGGCCTTGCCGGACCCAACTATTTCATCTTCTCAGCAAGACACATGAGGGAACAGACCTTAAGATGATTATAGCATTCCAGCCCCCTTTCTATCAGAAGCCAAGTAAAGCAGAGACAGCTATCCCCTATTGAACTCTTCCCCAAATAAatccttctgttgttttaaatcactatGTTTGGGGGTTAATTTGTTATGCAGAAGTGATAACAGATTACAAAACGAAGGTACACAACTAAGAGAAAGCTAATGTAAATAAATTAtccctttttaaatattttattcctgaAAATGCATATAAGGAAGATGCCAAGATGGGCttattgtatttatatttcttctcccCGTTCATGGCATAACTCTTCCCCACCctggctttattgagatatgtttGATGTATAACATCGTagaagtttaaagtgtacaatgtgataatttgatacatgtatatattgtgatATATTTACCACAAtgaggttagttaacacatccttcatataattaccattttgttgttgttgttattatagtAGGAACATTAAGGCTCTATTCTCATAGAaactttcaagtgtacaatacagtattgttaactatagtcaccatcctGTACTAAAGATCCTTAGCACTTATTTATCCTATAACTAAAAATGTGTACTCTTTGacaaacatctccccatttccccagccTAGCatctggcaatcaccattctactctgtttctatgagttctatgtttttagattccacatatatctgatatcatatagtatttgtctttctctgtctgactaattGCACTCAGCATAagccctcagggtccatccatctTGTTACAggggcaggatttccttcttttctgtggctaaataatattccattatatacatggATCCATATATAtagatccattcatctgttccaTATATAtagatccattcatctgtcaatggacacttaggctgtttccggGTCTTGATAATTGTGaatcatgctgcaatgaacatgggagtgcagatatctctttgaagtCCTGatatcatttctttaaatatatacccagaagtggaatagctggatcatatggtagttgtatttttaattgtttgaaggacttccatactgttttccagagtggctgcaccagtttacattcccagcaagaGTGTACCAGGGTTCCGTTTTCTTCacgtcctcaccagcatttgctatctcttgtccttttgataacagccattcttacaggtgtgaggtgatatctcattgtagtttgatttgcatgtccccagtgattagtgatgtcaggcatcttttcatgttcatgGCGTAACTTAAATCCTGAAAGTCTACCTTCAAACAGAGTGAAATGGATTTGGATACCTCTCAGCCTGGTCTCCAGGGAACATTCTTCTCCTCATGGATACCTCTCAGCCTGGTCTCCAGGGAACATTCTTCTCCTCAAAGTCACTGAATCTTATAGAATTTGATCAATTCTTTGATAAATGGCAATGTCTCACATCAAGAATGAAATCTATTTTTCAGCTCTGCAGAAAAGCTTCATGACCTCTGGTCACAGATATAGCTGATTGGTATTAATGCTTTAATCCCCTGGTTTGGGAAGGATTTATGTCAAGATTTAGGTTGTTTCATCTTTGAGATTAATAACATGAGAACGTAGCATGAGTAAGGTCTAACCAAAATTCAATGACCGGTACATCCCAGTCTGAAAAGGGCTAGTATCTCTGCCCATTTCACAGACTGTCACTTTAACTCCACCGCAAGATGTAACCTACATGTGCTGCCTTCATAtctgtttaatgaataaatatataacctGTAACCTTGTCTGTGCACCCAATTTTCCATATAACAAGAATATCCTAAGGTTTCTAATTAGTTTGACTATGTGTATTAATCATTAAAATACCAGGAGAAATAGCCTGTGTGCATTGATGATATATTGAAGATTTAGACACTGATGACATTAATGAGAAATATCACATTTCCCAGGCAATTTGGCCATAAAACTCTCTTCAGCCACTTGTTCTCATTCTCTATTTGAAGAAGGGGGAAGTCAGAACTTTTCTACATG from Mesoplodon densirostris isolate mMesDen1 chromosome 16, mMesDen1 primary haplotype, whole genome shotgun sequence includes:
- the LOC132476496 gene encoding guided entry of tail-anchored proteins factor CAMLG-like, with protein sequence MRPSPREGGGSTEVEGRLPCGPARSLRRRGCRGYRCCHRHHSRIVEGKMEPVTIATDSGDRPGTPAGSGLSASQRRAELRRRKLLMNSEQRINRIMGFHRPGSGAEEESQTKSKQQDSDKLNSLTIPSVSKRVVLGDLVSTGTTDQQSGVAEVKGTQLGDKLDSFIKPPECSIDVSLELRQRNRGDLTADTVQRGSRHGLEQYLSRFEEAMKLRKQLISEKPNQEDGNTTEEFDSFRIFRLVGCALLAFGVRAFVCKYLSIFAPFLTLQLAYMGLYKYFPKGEKKIKTTVLTAALLLSGIPAEVINRSMDTYSKMGEVFTDLCVYFFTFIFCHELLDYWGSEVP